A part of Bacteroidota bacterium genomic DNA contains:
- the rplL gene encoding 50S ribosomal protein L7/L12: MADLKTLAEQLVNLSVKDVQELATILKADYGIEPAAAAVAMVAGPAGGGAGAVAEKTEFDVILKAAGAQKLNVVKLVKDLTGLGLKEAKDLVDGAPKPIKEKVDKATAEDLKKKLEDAGAEVEVK, from the coding sequence ATGGCAGATTTAAAAACATTAGCAGAACAATTAGTGAACTTGTCTGTAAAAGACGTTCAAGAACTCGCAACCATTTTGAAAGCAGATTACGGTATCGAGCCAGCAGCAGCAGCAGTTGCAATGGTAGCAGGCCCGGCAGGTGGCGGTGCAGGTGCAGTGGCTGAAAAGACAGAATTCGATGTAATTCTGAAAGCAGCCGGCGCTCAAAAATTGAACGTGGTGAAGTTGGTTAAAGATTTGACTGGCCTGGGCTTGAAAGAAGCTAAGGATTTAGTTGATGGCGCTCCAAAACCAATCAAAGAGAAAGTAGATAAGGCAACTGCCGAAGACCTCAAGAAGAAATTGGAGGACGCAGGAGCTGAAGTAGAGGTTAAGTAA
- a CDS encoding T9SS type A sorting domain-containing protein — MLQTTKLMFLHFLKTFFVVILSDSPYVAQNGEGYCAGSDECFSYFKVGTTDKPVVSCSQSVNLSGCTTQEAINAAYATWKAGFTFNNTGCHATDNSADVPSLPENILCGDSIGFTYVAQNGDGYCAGSDECFSYFKVGTTDKPVVTCSQSVSLDACMSKEDINAAYATWKAGFTFNNTGCHATDNSAGLPETIACGDSIGFTYTAQNGQGYCAGRDECFSYFKVGVAEKLVVTCSQSVNLPGCTTQEDIAAAYATWAGGFSSAGGCHAYDNKGDIPALPENILCGDSIGFNYIAQNGQGYCADRDACFSYFKVGTTDKPVVTCSQSVTLPGCTSQEAIAAAYATWVDGFSSTGGCHATNNKADVPSLPENILCGDSIGFTFVAQNGEGYCAGSDNCFSYFKVGTTARPVVTCSPPVNLAGCTNDADIHAAYNAWKMGFSVNGGCNPTTNISDIPALPANIACGGEISFTFTAQNALDRCPGSDECTSTFKVGVSTKLVVVCAPPVSLDACSTEGEILAAYNTWKTGFGVSGGCNPTSNIADITALPTGIACGGEISFTLTAENGNTSCGLPSESCTSTFKVGEAPKLVAHCATSVKLDACSSQEAIQIAYEAWKADFGVSGGCDPYSNIADLPGLPEDITCGGKISFTLIAQNGQGKCIARDECTSTFEVGKTEKLSVECTPVELPSCPSEAQILNAYNAWKAGFKATGGCNTTTNIGDLPALPEKMACGGQISFTFVAESGSTACGTQREECSSTFTVIKSTTPFTLICSANKMVDCKATLCLPSLPFDEPKPSGGCGDIKIKVKSTCIVEENGCTVITRVWDAEDACGNTATCSQTITQCPCDASIGDFVWNDKNRNGIQDAGEVGVKNVKVTLYKCSDNSVVATQMTGSNGQYLFTGLTAGSYYVGFSNLPGGYMFTTQNAGGDDAKDSDADGTTGNTACITLAAGENNLTVDAGLFCDPKCAQLGNFVWYDTNRNGKQDVGEGGVCSVKVTLYKCSDNSVVATKTTGSNGQYLFTGLSAGGYYVGFSNLPAGYDFTTQDAGSDDAKDSDPNTTTGKTACINLGVCECNQTVDAGLVNNKPCAQVGDYVWKDTDGDGYQDSNEGGIQNVKVTLYKCSDNSVVGTDYTDGNGKYLFKDLAAGSYYVGFSNLPSGYSFTTQNNGSDDSKDSDPNATTGKTDCFNLAQCECKMTVDAGLKYNNPCAQVGNFVWDDKDKDGKQDANECGVKNVKVTLYNCSNNSVVATKYTDSKGMYLFTNLPAGSYYIGFSNLPSGYSFTTQNAGSDDSKDSDVGCNNGKTSCFTLTNCECNQTIDAGLVSKCRTLRASNDEQGLAIVDESKLNESSVIVFPNPANSMVNIDLTFEDAKKQVTLEIYNVSGQKIAELYKGSAEAQFKYHTEFNVSQLSAGTYFYRLNSDGETKTGKLSVGK; from the coding sequence ATGCTACAGACAACAAAGCTGATGTTCCTTCACTTCCTGAAAACATTCTTTGTGGTGATTCTATCGGATTCACCCTATGTTGCTCAGAACGGAGAAGGCTATTGCGCTGGTAGCGACGAATGTTTTTCTTACTTCAAAGTAGGAACAACAGACAAGCCAGTTGTTTCTTGTTCTCAGTCGGTGAACCTTTCTGGTTGCACCACTCAAGAAGCGATTAATGCTGCTTATGCTACATGGAAAGCAGGCTTCACATTTAATAATACCGGATGTCATGCTACAGACAACAGTGCTGATGTTCCTTCCCTTCCTGAAAACATTCTTTGTGGTGATTCTATCGGATTTACCTATGTTGCTCAGAACGGAGACGGCTATTGCGCTGGTAGCGACGAATGTTTTTCTTACTTCAAAGTAGGAACAACAGACAAACCGGTTGTTACTTGTTCTCAGTCAGTTAGTCTCGATGCTTGTATGAGCAAAGAAGACATAAACGCTGCTTATGCTACATGGAAAGCAGGCTTCACATTTAATAATACCGGATGTCATGCAACTGACAACAGTGCTGGTCTTCCTGAAACTATCGCTTGTGGTGATTCAATCGGATTTACCTACACTGCTCAGAACGGACAGGGCTATTGCGCTGGACGTGATGAGTGTTTCTCTTACTTCAAAGTAGGGGTAGCTGAGAAATTGGTAGTTACCTGTTCTCAGTCGGTAAACCTTCCTGGTTGTACAACTCAAGAAGATATTGCTGCTGCTTATGCTACATGGGCTGGTGGATTTAGTTCAGCAGGTGGATGTCATGCTTATGACAACAAAGGTGATATTCCTGCACTTCCAGAGAACATCCTTTGTGGCGACTCAATTGGATTTAACTACATAGCACAAAATGGACAGGGCTATTGCGCTGACCGTGATGCATGTTTCTCTTACTTCAAAGTAGGAACAACAGACAAACCGGTTGTTACTTGTTCTCAGTCCGTAACCCTTCCTGGTTGCACAAGTCAAGAAGCTATTGCTGCTGCTTATGCTACATGGGTTGATGGATTTAGTTCAACAGGTGGATGTCATGCTACCAACAACAAAGCAGATGTTCCTTCACTTCCTGAAAACATCCTTTGTGGTGATTCTATTGGATTTACTTTTGTTGCTCAGAATGGAGAAGGCTATTGCGCTGGTAGCGACAATTGTTTTTCTTACTTCAAAGTAGGAACTACAGCGAGACCAGTAGTTACTTGTTCTCCGCCGGTTAATCTTGCTGGTTGTACAAACGATGCTGACATTCATGCAGCTTACAATGCTTGGAAAATGGGATTCAGTGTTAACGGTGGATGTAATCCTACTACCAACATTTCTGATATTCCGGCTCTGCCTGCGAACATCGCTTGCGGTGGCGAAATCAGCTTTACTTTCACAGCTCAGAACGCCTTAGACAGATGTCCAGGTAGCGACGAGTGTACTTCTACCTTCAAAGTGGGTGTATCTACTAAATTGGTTGTAGTATGTGCTCCACCAGTTAGTTTGGATGCTTGCAGCACCGAAGGAGAAATCTTAGCAGCATACAATACGTGGAAAACAGGATTTGGTGTAAGTGGCGGTTGTAACCCAACCAGCAACATCGCTGACATCACGGCTCTTCCTACAGGTATTGCTTGCGGTGGAGAAATTAGCTTTACGCTAACTGCAGAAAATGGAAACACTTCTTGCGGATTACCTAGCGAAAGTTGTACTTCTACCTTCAAGGTAGGCGAAGCTCCTAAATTAGTAGCTCATTGCGCAACTTCAGTTAAACTGGATGCTTGCAGTAGCCAAGAAGCTATTCAGATAGCTTACGAAGCATGGAAAGCAGACTTCGGTGTAAGCGGTGGATGCGATCCTTACAGCAACATTGCTGATCTTCCAGGTCTTCCTGAAGATATCACTTGTGGTGGTAAAATCAGCTTCACTTTAATTGCTCAAAATGGTCAAGGAAAATGTATCGCTCGTGACGAGTGTACTTCTACCTTCGAGGTGGGCAAAACAGAAAAATTGTCAGTGGAATGTACTCCAGTAGAATTGCCATCTTGCCCTTCAGAAGCTCAAATTCTGAATGCATATAACGCATGGAAAGCAGGATTCAAAGCTACCGGTGGATGTAATACAACCACTAACATTGGTGATCTTCCAGCCCTTCCAGAGAAGATGGCTTGTGGAGGTCAAATCAGCTTTACTTTTGTTGCAGAAAGCGGAAGCACTGCTTGCGGAACTCAACGTGAAGAGTGTTCTTCAACTTTCACAGTAATAAAATCAACTACACCATTTACTTTGATTTGTTCTGCTAACAAGATGGTGGACTGCAAAGCAACACTTTGTCTTCCTAGCTTGCCTTTTGATGAGCCAAAACCATCTGGTGGTTGTGGTGACATTAAAATCAAGGTGAAGAGTACTTGTATCGTTGAAGAAAACGGTTGTACTGTTATTACTCGTGTTTGGGATGCAGAAGATGCTTGTGGAAACACAGCAACTTGTAGCCAAACAATTACTCAGTGTCCTTGCGATGCTTCTATCGGTGACTTTGTTTGGAACGACAAGAACAGAAACGGCATCCAAGATGCAGGTGAAGTTGGCGTGAAAAACGTAAAAGTTACTTTGTACAAATGCAGCGACAACAGTGTGGTTGCGACACAGATGACTGGTTCAAATGGTCAATATCTGTTCACTGGATTGACTGCCGGAAGCTACTATGTAGGTTTCAGTAACCTTCCTGGTGGATATATGTTCACTACGCAGAATGCTGGTGGTGATGATGCCAAAGACAGCGATGCTGATGGAACAACTGGAAATACTGCTTGTATCACTTTAGCTGCCGGAGAAAATAATCTGACAGTTGATGCTGGTTTGTTCTGCGATCCAAAATGTGCCCAATTAGGCAACTTTGTATGGTATGATACAAACAGAAATGGCAAACAGGATGTTGGCGAAGGCGGTGTATGTAGCGTAAAAGTTACCTTGTACAAATGCAGCGACAACAGTGTAGTTGCTACAAAGACAACTGGTTCAAATGGTCAGTATCTTTTCACTGGCTTATCTGCCGGAGGCTACTATGTAGGTTTCAGCAATCTGCCTGCTGGATATGATTTCACAACGCAAGATGCCGGATCGGATGATGCAAAAGACAGCGATCCTAATACTACTACCGGAAAGACGGCTTGTATTAATTTGGGTGTTTGCGAATGTAATCAGACAGTTGATGCTGGCTTGGTAAATAACAAACCATGTGCTCAAGTAGGCGATTATGTTTGGAAAGATACAGATGGAGATGGCTATCAAGATAGCAACGAAGGCGGTATCCAGAACGTAAAAGTCACTTTGTACAAATGTAGCGACAACAGTGTTGTTGGTACAGACTATACTGATGGCAACGGCAAATATCTGTTCAAGGATTTAGCTGCCGGAAGCTATTATGTAGGTTTCAGCAACCTACCTTCTGGTTATTCATTTACTACTCAGAACAACGGGTCTGACGATTCTAAGGATAGCGATCCAAATGCTACCACTGGAAAGACAGATTGTTTCAATTTGGCTCAGTGTGAGTGCAAAATGACTGTAGATGCTGGTCTGAAGTATAACAACCCATGTGCCCAAGTCGGTAACTTCGTTTGGGATGACAAGGACAAGGATGGCAAACAGGATGCAAATGAGTGTGGAGTGAAGAACGTAAAAGTTACACTTTACAATTGCAGCAACAATAGTGTAGTAGCTACCAAATATACGGACAGTAAGGGCATGTATTTGTTTACAAATCTACCTGCTGGAAGTTACTATATTGGTTTCAGCAATCTTCCTTCTGGATATTCCTTTACTACTCAGAATGCCGGATCAGATGATTCTAAAGACAGCGATGTAGGTTGCAATAACGGCAAGACAAGTTGTTTCACTTTGACTAATTGCGAATGCAATCAGACTATTGATGCAGGGCTTGTTAGCAAATGCAGAACTTTGCGCGCATCAAACGATGAGCAAGGACTTGCAATCGTTGATGAATCAAAGTTGAACGAATCTTCTGTTATTGTGTTCCCTAATCCAGCGAATTCGATGGTGAACATTGATTTGACTTTTGAGGATGCTAAAAAGCAAGTTACCTTAGAAATCTACAATGTAAGCGGTCAGAAAATAGCTGAACTTTACAAAGGCAGTGCAGAGGCTCAGTTTAAATATCATACTGAGTTCAATGTATCTCAACTTTCTGCCGGAACTTACTTCTATCGTTTGAACTCTGATGGCGAAACCAAAACTGGTAAACTGTCAGTAGGGAAATAA